The following coding sequences are from one Panicum hallii strain FIL2 chromosome 5, PHallii_v3.1, whole genome shotgun sequence window:
- the LOC112893921 gene encoding WRKY transcription factor 6-like isoform X3, protein MDKGHLLALDSSPRPLAFLNLPPFHHRGTMSADHPSAGGRGRRSSVEVDFFSDDKQKEGAKKTPDPPPGGLAIKKKADLTINLLPAATRDDDDEHKMQQLPALQAELGRMNEENQRLRGMLAQVTTSYQALQMHLLALMQPQAQHPIPPPPPPRQFLGLDPAPEEPSNSSTEVVGSPRRSSSTGNNKDLQAAERSDSPDAAGGPSSTARWLPAERRQQQEASMRKARVSVRALSEAPIVSIIADGCQWRKYGQKMAKGNPCPRAYYRCTMANACPVRKQVQRCAEDRSILITTYEGTHNHPLPPAAMAMASTTSAAASMLLSGSMPSADGTPMTSGNSFLARAVLPCSSSMATISASAPFPTVTLDLTHGPPSAARPLAPMTPQFHLPQAPLYNQSTKFSGLHMSSSDGTGSTPPSAGPPPPIRIGLADTVSAAAAAITADPNFTVALAAAISSIIGGSGGHQQQQQHGLQQGANANNNNVTSSSNNTATSNNTNSETQ, encoded by the exons ATGGACAAGGGCCACCTGCTAGCTCTCGACTCGTCGCCGCGCCCGCTCGCCTTCCTCAACCTGCCGCCGTTCCATCACAGGGGGACGATGTCTGCGGACCACCCATCAGCAGGCGGCAGGGGGCGGAGGTCGTCGGTCGAGGTGGATTTCTTCTCCGACGACAAGCAGAAGGAGGGCGCCAAGAAGACGCCCGACCCGCCGCCGGGGGGCCTCGCCATCAAGAAGAAGGCGGACCTCACCATTAAC CTCCTTCCCGCGGCGACccgagacgacgacgacgagcacAAGATGCAGCAGCTGCCGGCCTTGCAGGCGGAGCTTGGCCGCATGAACGAGGAGAACCAGCGCCTGCGGGGGATGCTCGCGCAGGTCACCACCAGCTACCAGGCGCTCCAGATGCATCTGCTGGCGCTCATGCAGCCGCAGGCGCAGCACCcgatccctccgccgccgccgccgcgacagTTCCTCGGCCTGGACCCGGCTCCCGAGGAGCCGTCCAACTCGTCGACGGAGGTGGTGGGCAGCCCGCGGCGGTCGTCGTCCACCGGCAACAACAAGGATCTGCAGGCGGCAGAGCGCAGCGACAGCCCGGACGCCGCGGGGGGACCGTCGTCCACGGCGAGGTGGCTGCCGGCGGAgaggcggcagcagcaggaggcCAGCATGAGGAAGGCTCGCGTCTCGGTGCGCGCGCTCTCCGAAGCTCCAATCGTAAGCATT ATCGCCGATGGTTGCCAGTGGCGCAAGTACGGGCAGAAGATGGCCAAGGGCAACCCCTGCCCGCGAGCCTACTACCGCTGCACCATGGCCAACGCATGCCCCGTGCGGAAGCAG GTTCAGCGCTGCGCCGAGGACCGCTCCATCCTCATCACAACCTACGAGGGCACGCACAACCAtcccctgccgcccgccgccatggccatggcctccaccacctccgccgcggcctccaTGCTGCTCTCAGGATCCATGCCCAGCGCGGACGGCACGCCGATGACCTCCGGCAACAGCTTCCTGGCGCGCGCCGTGCTGCCCTGCTCCTCCAGCATGGCCACCATCTCCGCTTCGGCGCCGTTCCCCACCGTCACGCTCGACCTCACCCACGGCCCGCCCAGCGCCGCACGCCCGCTCGCGCCGATGACGCCGCAGTTCCACCTGCCGCAGGCGCCGCTCTACAACCAGTCCACCAAGTTCTCCGGCCTGCACATGTCCTCGTCAGATGGTACTGGTAGTACACCGCCATCAGCAGGGCCACCCCCGCCTATCCGGATCGGGCTGGCCGACACCGtcagcgccgcggcggccgccatCACAGCGGACCCCAACTTCACggtggcgctggcggcggccaTCAGTTCCATCATAGGAGGAAGCGGCGgccatcagcagcagcagcagcacgggCTACAGCAGGGCGCCAACGCCAACAACAACAATGTCacgagcagcagcaacaacacgGCGACCAGCAACAACACCAACAGCGAAACCCAGTGA
- the LOC112893921 gene encoding WRKY transcription factor 6-like isoform X2 has product MDKGHLLALDSSPRPLAFLNLPPFHHRGTMSADHPSAGGRGRRSSVEVDFFSDDKQKEGAKKTPDPPPGGLAIKKKADLTINVRQSILLPAATRDDDDEHKMQQLPALQAELGRMNEENQRLRGMLAQVTTSYQALQMHLLALMQPQAQHPIPPPPPPRQFLGLDPAPEEPSNSSTEVVGSPRRSSSTGNNKDLQAAERSDSPDAAGGPSSTARWLPAERRQQQEASMRKARVSVRALSEAPIIADGCQWRKYGQKMAKGNPCPRAYYRCTMANACPVRKQVQRCAEDRSILITTYEGTHNHPLPPAAMAMASTTSAAASMLLSGSMPSADGTPMTSGNSFLARAVLPCSSSMATISASAPFPTVTLDLTHGPPSAARPLAPMTPQFHLPQAPLYNQSTKFSGLHMSSSDGTGSTPPSAGPPPPIRIGLADTVSAAAAAITADPNFTVALAAAISSIIGGSGGHQQQQQHGLQQGANANNNNVTSSSNNTATSNNTNSETQ; this is encoded by the exons ATGGACAAGGGCCACCTGCTAGCTCTCGACTCGTCGCCGCGCCCGCTCGCCTTCCTCAACCTGCCGCCGTTCCATCACAGGGGGACGATGTCTGCGGACCACCCATCAGCAGGCGGCAGGGGGCGGAGGTCGTCGGTCGAGGTGGATTTCTTCTCCGACGACAAGCAGAAGGAGGGCGCCAAGAAGACGCCCGACCCGCCGCCGGGGGGCCTCGCCATCAAGAAGAAGGCGGACCTCACCATTAACGTACGTCAATCAATT CTCCTTCCCGCGGCGACccgagacgacgacgacgagcacAAGATGCAGCAGCTGCCGGCCTTGCAGGCGGAGCTTGGCCGCATGAACGAGGAGAACCAGCGCCTGCGGGGGATGCTCGCGCAGGTCACCACCAGCTACCAGGCGCTCCAGATGCATCTGCTGGCGCTCATGCAGCCGCAGGCGCAGCACCcgatccctccgccgccgccgccgcgacagTTCCTCGGCCTGGACCCGGCTCCCGAGGAGCCGTCCAACTCGTCGACGGAGGTGGTGGGCAGCCCGCGGCGGTCGTCGTCCACCGGCAACAACAAGGATCTGCAGGCGGCAGAGCGCAGCGACAGCCCGGACGCCGCGGGGGGACCGTCGTCCACGGCGAGGTGGCTGCCGGCGGAgaggcggcagcagcaggaggcCAGCATGAGGAAGGCTCGCGTCTCGGTGCGCGCGCTCTCCGAAGCTCCAATC ATCGCCGATGGTTGCCAGTGGCGCAAGTACGGGCAGAAGATGGCCAAGGGCAACCCCTGCCCGCGAGCCTACTACCGCTGCACCATGGCCAACGCATGCCCCGTGCGGAAGCAG GTTCAGCGCTGCGCCGAGGACCGCTCCATCCTCATCACAACCTACGAGGGCACGCACAACCAtcccctgccgcccgccgccatggccatggcctccaccacctccgccgcggcctccaTGCTGCTCTCAGGATCCATGCCCAGCGCGGACGGCACGCCGATGACCTCCGGCAACAGCTTCCTGGCGCGCGCCGTGCTGCCCTGCTCCTCCAGCATGGCCACCATCTCCGCTTCGGCGCCGTTCCCCACCGTCACGCTCGACCTCACCCACGGCCCGCCCAGCGCCGCACGCCCGCTCGCGCCGATGACGCCGCAGTTCCACCTGCCGCAGGCGCCGCTCTACAACCAGTCCACCAAGTTCTCCGGCCTGCACATGTCCTCGTCAGATGGTACTGGTAGTACACCGCCATCAGCAGGGCCACCCCCGCCTATCCGGATCGGGCTGGCCGACACCGtcagcgccgcggcggccgccatCACAGCGGACCCCAACTTCACggtggcgctggcggcggccaTCAGTTCCATCATAGGAGGAAGCGGCGgccatcagcagcagcagcagcacgggCTACAGCAGGGCGCCAACGCCAACAACAACAATGTCacgagcagcagcaacaacacgGCGACCAGCAACAACACCAACAGCGAAACCCAGTGA
- the LOC112893921 gene encoding WRKY transcription factor 6-like isoform X1, translated as MDKGHLLALDSSPRPLAFLNLPPFHHRGTMSADHPSAGGRGRRSSVEVDFFSDDKQKEGAKKTPDPPPGGLAIKKKADLTINVRQSILLPAATRDDDDEHKMQQLPALQAELGRMNEENQRLRGMLAQVTTSYQALQMHLLALMQPQAQHPIPPPPPPRQFLGLDPAPEEPSNSSTEVVGSPRRSSSTGNNKDLQAAERSDSPDAAGGPSSTARWLPAERRQQQEASMRKARVSVRALSEAPIVSIIADGCQWRKYGQKMAKGNPCPRAYYRCTMANACPVRKQVQRCAEDRSILITTYEGTHNHPLPPAAMAMASTTSAAASMLLSGSMPSADGTPMTSGNSFLARAVLPCSSSMATISASAPFPTVTLDLTHGPPSAARPLAPMTPQFHLPQAPLYNQSTKFSGLHMSSSDGTGSTPPSAGPPPPIRIGLADTVSAAAAAITADPNFTVALAAAISSIIGGSGGHQQQQQHGLQQGANANNNNVTSSSNNTATSNNTNSETQ; from the exons ATGGACAAGGGCCACCTGCTAGCTCTCGACTCGTCGCCGCGCCCGCTCGCCTTCCTCAACCTGCCGCCGTTCCATCACAGGGGGACGATGTCTGCGGACCACCCATCAGCAGGCGGCAGGGGGCGGAGGTCGTCGGTCGAGGTGGATTTCTTCTCCGACGACAAGCAGAAGGAGGGCGCCAAGAAGACGCCCGACCCGCCGCCGGGGGGCCTCGCCATCAAGAAGAAGGCGGACCTCACCATTAACGTACGTCAATCAATT CTCCTTCCCGCGGCGACccgagacgacgacgacgagcacAAGATGCAGCAGCTGCCGGCCTTGCAGGCGGAGCTTGGCCGCATGAACGAGGAGAACCAGCGCCTGCGGGGGATGCTCGCGCAGGTCACCACCAGCTACCAGGCGCTCCAGATGCATCTGCTGGCGCTCATGCAGCCGCAGGCGCAGCACCcgatccctccgccgccgccgccgcgacagTTCCTCGGCCTGGACCCGGCTCCCGAGGAGCCGTCCAACTCGTCGACGGAGGTGGTGGGCAGCCCGCGGCGGTCGTCGTCCACCGGCAACAACAAGGATCTGCAGGCGGCAGAGCGCAGCGACAGCCCGGACGCCGCGGGGGGACCGTCGTCCACGGCGAGGTGGCTGCCGGCGGAgaggcggcagcagcaggaggcCAGCATGAGGAAGGCTCGCGTCTCGGTGCGCGCGCTCTCCGAAGCTCCAATCGTAAGCATT ATCGCCGATGGTTGCCAGTGGCGCAAGTACGGGCAGAAGATGGCCAAGGGCAACCCCTGCCCGCGAGCCTACTACCGCTGCACCATGGCCAACGCATGCCCCGTGCGGAAGCAG GTTCAGCGCTGCGCCGAGGACCGCTCCATCCTCATCACAACCTACGAGGGCACGCACAACCAtcccctgccgcccgccgccatggccatggcctccaccacctccgccgcggcctccaTGCTGCTCTCAGGATCCATGCCCAGCGCGGACGGCACGCCGATGACCTCCGGCAACAGCTTCCTGGCGCGCGCCGTGCTGCCCTGCTCCTCCAGCATGGCCACCATCTCCGCTTCGGCGCCGTTCCCCACCGTCACGCTCGACCTCACCCACGGCCCGCCCAGCGCCGCACGCCCGCTCGCGCCGATGACGCCGCAGTTCCACCTGCCGCAGGCGCCGCTCTACAACCAGTCCACCAAGTTCTCCGGCCTGCACATGTCCTCGTCAGATGGTACTGGTAGTACACCGCCATCAGCAGGGCCACCCCCGCCTATCCGGATCGGGCTGGCCGACACCGtcagcgccgcggcggccgccatCACAGCGGACCCCAACTTCACggtggcgctggcggcggccaTCAGTTCCATCATAGGAGGAAGCGGCGgccatcagcagcagcagcagcacgggCTACAGCAGGGCGCCAACGCCAACAACAACAATGTCacgagcagcagcaacaacacgGCGACCAGCAACAACACCAACAGCGAAACCCAGTGA